The following are encoded in a window of Amphibacillus xylanus NBRC 15112 genomic DNA:
- a CDS encoding GNAT family N-acetyltransferase has product MGMSVTLKAISDSRRYPQLVEWYYKANPISHQLGYGRFAKRIIQAHLSRTSPLIMNHYLKGIFIKQSLVGFLIVYPISDRFQIEQHSFNNLKAHMNRLSYFRRIRFYRKVAHILNSEINDDYYYLHSLVIDKSYRNQGIGSEVIDRLMKKYSRIALYVNEKNYAAIQFYFKNGFKPVHHGQFRYKGDYYGEYLMCKEASMKNEEKQLLKFLQY; this is encoded by the coding sequence ATGGGAATGAGTGTCACATTAAAGGCAATTTCTGATTCAAGAAGATATCCTCAGCTTGTAGAATGGTATTACAAGGCTAATCCAATTAGTCATCAGCTTGGTTACGGTCGTTTTGCCAAAAGGATTATCCAAGCGCATTTATCAAGAACATCCCCTCTAATCATGAATCATTATTTAAAGGGTATATTTATTAAACAGAGCTTGGTTGGCTTTTTAATTGTGTATCCAATTAGTGATCGTTTTCAAATTGAGCAGCACAGTTTCAATAATTTGAAGGCTCATATGAATCGGCTTAGTTATTTTAGAAGGATCCGGTTTTACCGTAAAGTAGCCCATATTTTAAATAGTGAGATTAATGATGATTATTACTATCTTCATAGTTTAGTTATCGATAAATCATATCGAAATCAAGGGATTGGTTCAGAAGTGATTGATAGATTAATGAAGAAATACTCCCGCATAGCACTATACGTTAATGAGAAAAATTATGCTGCAATCCAATTTTATTTTAAAAACGGGTTTAAACCTGTTCACCATGGCCAATTTAGATATAAAGGCGATTATTATGGAGAATATTTAATGTGCAAAGAGGCTTCAATGAAAAATGAAGAAAAGCAATTATTAAAATTTCTTCAATATTAA
- the gshA gene encoding glutamate--cysteine ligase, with product MDFTFNQIISFFKHNQAEGLETGNWGIERETHRINSDGSIALTPHPKVLATKKASQSITLDFAESQLEFMTKPHDKIEKVIDELNKIYDFTKKQINDELMWPFSMPPVLPDEEDIPIARFPHLADGQDKETYREGLSVRYGKKIQMISGIHYNYSFSDQLIDQLHQAMAPEQSRQAFINQLYMKISRNVLTYRWLITYLFGASPVVDQSYRSVFNEKMQACQSEWFSQTFDIKEIDRYATSLRTSRFGYSTAIEDKYHISYNSLTEHINDLRHVLSIDNPKYEKIGVNKNGRRIQLNTKELQSEAEFYAPIRFRQVQKEDETLLDALEQRGIQYFELRLLDLNPFDKLAITKEQLQFIHLFVLYCLFEESAELTETQQMNANQNQQLVALLGRKPNLTLINQLGENVQLEKWALEIIEKIDRIACLLDEAIGTDKYMPIVCQMKGNIENPSLILSQQMVNEMTNANQTFAEYGIHLAKQYQLQDTKLKRVSKV from the coding sequence GTGGATTTTACATTTAATCAAATCATAAGTTTTTTTAAGCACAATCAAGCTGAAGGTTTAGAAACCGGTAATTGGGGAATTGAGCGAGAAACACATCGAATTAATTCAGATGGTTCGATTGCATTAACGCCACACCCAAAAGTATTAGCTACTAAAAAAGCAAGTCAATCAATTACATTAGATTTTGCGGAGAGTCAATTAGAATTTATGACAAAGCCTCATGACAAAATTGAGAAAGTAATCGATGAACTAAATAAAATATATGATTTCACTAAAAAACAGATCAATGATGAATTAATGTGGCCATTTAGTATGCCACCTGTCTTACCTGATGAGGAAGATATTCCAATTGCTAGATTTCCACACTTAGCCGATGGTCAAGATAAAGAAACTTACCGTGAAGGCTTATCTGTAAGATACGGGAAAAAGATTCAGATGATCTCTGGTATTCATTATAATTATTCATTTTCAGATCAATTAATTGATCAATTACATCAAGCGATGGCTCCAGAGCAGTCGAGACAAGCATTTATTAATCAACTATATATGAAAATTAGCCGGAATGTTTTGACGTATCGCTGGTTAATTACTTATCTTTTTGGCGCATCCCCAGTAGTCGATCAGAGCTATCGTTCTGTTTTTAATGAAAAAATGCAAGCATGCCAATCTGAATGGTTCAGTCAAACATTTGATATAAAAGAAATAGATCGTTATGCTACTTCGCTTCGAACAAGTCGTTTCGGCTATTCAACAGCGATAGAAGATAAGTATCATATTTCATATAATAGTCTCACTGAGCACATTAACGATTTACGTCATGTGCTTTCAATCGATAATCCGAAGTATGAAAAAATAGGCGTAAACAAAAATGGCAGACGGATTCAATTAAATACAAAAGAATTACAAAGTGAAGCTGAATTTTATGCACCGATTCGTTTTCGTCAAGTGCAGAAAGAGGATGAAACGTTACTTGATGCTCTAGAGCAGCGTGGGATTCAATATTTTGAGTTGCGTTTATTGGACTTGAATCCATTTGATAAATTAGCAATCACGAAGGAACAATTACAGTTCATTCATCTCTTTGTTTTATATTGTCTATTTGAAGAAAGTGCGGAATTAACTGAAACACAACAAATGAATGCGAATCAGAATCAACAGCTTGTTGCTTTATTAGGGAGAAAGCCTAATTTAACTTTAATTAATCAACTTGGAGAAAATGTCCAACTTGAAAAATGGGCGCTTGAGATTATCGAGAAGATTGATCGTATTGCTTGTTTACTTGATGAAGCTATTGGAACTGACAAGTATATGCCGATTGTTTGTCAGATGAAAGGTAATATAGAAAATCCATCACTTATATTAAGTCAGCAAATGGTTAATGAGATGACTAATGCAAATCAGACATTTGCTGAATACGGTATTCATTTAGCTAAACAGTATCAATTACAAGACACTAAGTTGAAAAGGGTCTCTAAAGTTTAA
- a CDS encoding phosphate-starvation-inducible PsiE family protein, with translation MRNKKRRLPVFRELGNRFSKVIIGIEMFLAALIIITVLAGAIALIVSTIQEGVAEHLLDYDNFQNILSYLLILIIGLELAIMLIQHQPSNIVDVMIYATARKMLIYSTDMVDGLIGVISIGILFIIKVALYRAKISEDNSTKKYT, from the coding sequence ATGAGAAATAAAAAGAGGCGTTTACCTGTTTTTAGAGAATTAGGTAATCGCTTTTCTAAAGTAATTATTGGAATTGAAATGTTTCTAGCGGCATTAATTATTATTACGGTGCTGGCCGGTGCCATAGCGCTAATTGTCTCGACAATTCAAGAAGGTGTGGCTGAACATTTATTAGACTACGATAATTTTCAAAACATATTATCGTATTTACTCATTTTGATTATTGGTCTTGAATTGGCCATTATGCTAATTCAACATCAACCAAGTAATATTGTCGATGTGATGATTTATGCTACTGCTAGAAAAATGCTCATCTATTCTACTGATATGGTTGATGGATTAATTGGTGTTATTTCAATTGGAATTTTATTTATTATTAAAGTTGCACTGTATAGGGCGAAGATTAGTGAAGATAATTCAACAAAAAAATACACGTAG
- a CDS encoding TetR/AcrR family transcriptional regulator: MGKRLDPRIIRTRKMIMRAIRQLAEEQALDEITVKEIAEKANVNRATFYYHFKDKQDLIEKTLLMDFDNYLITPLSNIRHVDQEAIKEIYHIFFKYAEVVAAYCQYDFTCFNRELSDRMTEQLIDQLYLLLKDNAASNQEQDLRLIAVSMFWSIFGFIREWIYNIRVDKENYIDSTIPTILNKIELINKV, encoded by the coding sequence GTGGGGAAGAGGCTAGATCCTAGAATTATTCGAACACGAAAAATGATCATGAGAGCGATTAGGCAATTGGCAGAGGAACAGGCTTTAGATGAGATTACCGTAAAGGAAATAGCAGAGAAAGCAAATGTTAATCGAGCAACATTTTATTATCATTTTAAAGATAAGCAAGATTTAATCGAGAAGACATTATTGATGGACTTTGATAATTATTTAATCACACCATTAAGTAATATTCGTCATGTTGATCAAGAAGCAATTAAAGAAATATATCATATTTTTTTTAAATATGCTGAGGTTGTAGCAGCCTATTGCCAATATGATTTTACCTGTTTTAATCGAGAATTATCTGATCGAATGACAGAACAATTAATTGATCAGCTTTATCTATTACTTAAAGACAATGCTGCTAGTAATCAAGAGCAAGATCTTCGTCTAATTGCGGTATCAATGTTCTGGAGTATCTTCGGTTTTATTAGAGAGTGGATTTATAATATTAGGGTTGATAAAGAAAATTATATCGATTCTACGATACCAACCATATTAAATAAAATTGAACTGATTAATAAGGTCTAA
- a CDS encoding MarR family winged helix-turn-helix transcriptional regulator, which yields MSEDLIFNIRLTYFALEKVKHLYFEKQNLTASQGDLLLYLGFASRVKDEISQKDIEQHFRLSNPTVTGLLNRLEEKDFVKRQKSTIDGRTNNILLTEKSTDVLNQFKSHKEAIDQKIYRGFSNDDVKQLVKYLKSIQTNLKSEDTK from the coding sequence GTGTCAGAAGATCTCATTTTTAACATTCGGTTAACTTATTTTGCGTTAGAAAAAGTAAAGCATCTTTATTTCGAAAAGCAAAACCTAACAGCATCACAAGGAGATTTACTTCTATACTTAGGCTTTGCTAGCAGAGTTAAAGATGAAATCAGTCAAAAAGATATCGAACAACATTTCAGACTGTCAAATCCAACAGTAACTGGACTTTTGAATCGGTTGGAGGAAAAAGACTTTGTCAAAAGGCAAAAAAGCACGATTGACGGACGGACAAATAACATTTTATTAACCGAAAAATCAACTGATGTTTTAAACCAATTTAAATCTCATAAGGAAGCTATTGACCAGAAAATATATCGTGGTTTTTCTAATGATGATGTTAAACAATTGGTTAAATATCTGAAAAGTATCCAAACTAATCTAAAATCTGAAGACACTAAATAG
- a CDS encoding ABC transporter ATP-binding protein produces MVKKLLPFLGEYKKEAILAPIMVALEVVFELLIPFLMARIVDYGIQGDGGISYTIKIGLIMIVIAVLALVCGGLSGRYSAVAGMGFAKNIRSGLFSKIQTYSFGNVDKFSTSSLITRLTTDVTNTQNALMMILRMAVKAPIMLVGAAIMAVSINARLSMIFIITIPILTVALYLIGSNAHPRFLKMLERYDALNEKVQDFIVNIRVVKAFVREEYEEDKFIDSAKAVQETQLKAEKLVILNMPIMQFIIYSSILAILWFGGNMVVSGSFQIGELSSFIMYMMQTLISLMMLSMIFIMLIISRASFSRIIEALEEVPLLDDENANPELSLKDGSIEFKHVNFSYNRDPDNLVLKNINLKIESGQTIGIIGGTGSSKSTLVQLIPRLYDVLSGEVIVGGHNVKDYKLNTLRDQVAMVLQNNVLFTGTIKENLKWGNENATDEEVIEQAKAAQAHDFIMSFPNGYDTELGQGGVNVSGGQKQRLTIARALLKRPKVMILDDSTSAVDTATDAAIQEAFRNKFKDVTTLIIAQRVSSVSHADKIIVLDNGEINGFDSHERLLESNQIYQEIYESQSKGVGADE; encoded by the coding sequence ATGGTAAAGAAACTATTGCCCTTTTTAGGTGAATATAAAAAAGAAGCCATTTTAGCACCAATCATGGTTGCTTTAGAAGTAGTATTTGAGTTGTTAATTCCATTTTTAATGGCTCGCATCGTTGACTATGGAATCCAGGGAGATGGTGGGATATCATATACGATAAAAATTGGATTAATAATGATTGTAATAGCCGTATTGGCATTAGTTTGTGGAGGATTAAGTGGTCGATATTCAGCAGTAGCTGGAATGGGATTTGCAAAGAACATTCGATCTGGTCTATTTAGTAAAATTCAAACCTATTCATTTGGAAATGTTGACAAATTTTCTACGTCATCATTGATTACTCGTCTAACGACTGATGTAACGAATACGCAAAACGCATTAATGATGATTCTACGTATGGCAGTAAAAGCACCAATTATGCTAGTGGGTGCAGCAATTATGGCAGTTTCTATTAATGCGCGCTTATCAATGATTTTCATTATTACCATTCCGATTTTAACAGTAGCGTTATATTTAATTGGGAGCAATGCACATCCACGTTTTCTTAAAATGTTGGAAAGATATGACGCATTAAATGAAAAGGTTCAAGATTTTATTGTAAATATCCGTGTTGTTAAAGCATTTGTGCGTGAAGAATATGAGGAAGATAAATTCATTGATAGTGCAAAAGCTGTTCAAGAAACACAATTAAAAGCTGAAAAACTCGTTATTTTAAACATGCCAATTATGCAATTTATCATTTATTCGAGTATTCTAGCGATTCTTTGGTTTGGTGGAAATATGGTAGTTAGCGGTAGCTTCCAAATCGGGGAATTATCGAGCTTTATTATGTATATGATGCAAACATTGATTTCGTTGATGATGTTATCAATGATCTTTATTATGTTAATTATCTCTCGAGCATCATTTTCTCGAATTATTGAAGCTTTAGAAGAGGTTCCTCTTCTTGATGATGAGAATGCTAACCCTGAGTTAAGTCTTAAAGATGGCAGTATTGAATTTAAACATGTTAATTTTAGTTATAATCGTGATCCAGATAATCTTGTCCTTAAAAACATTAATTTAAAAATTGAATCTGGTCAGACAATTGGAATAATTGGTGGGACAGGATCATCGAAATCAACGCTAGTCCAGCTCATTCCACGCTTATATGATGTACTAAGTGGAGAGGTAATTGTTGGGGGACATAACGTAAAAGACTATAAATTAAACACATTGCGAGATCAGGTAGCGATGGTGTTACAGAATAATGTACTCTTTACCGGAACAATTAAAGAGAACTTAAAATGGGGTAACGAAAACGCAACAGATGAAGAAGTAATCGAGCAGGCTAAAGCAGCTCAGGCGCATGACTTTATCATGTCTTTCCCTAACGGTTATGATACCGAGCTTGGTCAAGGTGGCGTTAACGTTTCAGGTGGTCAGAAACAACGATTAACGATAGCACGCGCCCTCCTTAAGAGGCCTAAAGTGATGATTTTAGATGACTCGACGAGTGCCGTTGATACAGCTACAGATGCTGCTATCCAAGAAGCGTTTAGAAATAAATTTAAGGATGTAACGACATTAATTATCGCACAGCGTGTAAGTTCGGTATCACATGCAGATAAAATCATTGTTTTAGATAATGGAGAAATCAATGGCTTTGATAGCCATGAACGATTACTAGAATCTAATCAGATTTATCAAGAAATTTATGAATCACAAAGTAAGGGAGTGGGCGCAGATGAGTAA
- a CDS encoding ABC transporter ATP-binding protein — protein MSKPAREARGPMRDGPKAMAKPSNLGDTVKRIARYMKDEKWLLVIVFFAIIISSLANIIGISALQIVIDDFLHPMLESGADKLTGDFLLVIGGVGIVYIVGVISTYAFNRIMVGVSTRTLYKIRVDLFRKMEKLPIKFYDTTTHGNLMSLYTNDIDTLRQVLSNTITGFLNSLITVVGVFTMMIIFSWQLTIIVVVMIYLMMLFVKFIGGKSASFFMQQQKELGRVNGYIEEMIEGQKVIKVFSRQEKVIEEFDALNEELRKNATKANVFANILMPIMINLSYVLYAFTAMAGGVLAIKGFLTIGTVIVFLQYTRTLSHPINQISQQMNSVLTALAGAERVFGVIDQKPEVDDGHITMVPVEINEQNEMKEVNYRTGEFAWKELKEDGTVHYTHVRGNVVFNGVTFGYEENKTVLKNISLYAKPGQKIAFVGSTGAGKTTITNLINRFYDVPSGNISIDGIEINKIKKADLRRSLSMVLQDTHLFTGTVMENIRYGRLDATDEEVIAAAKLANADTFIRHLENGYQTVLKADGSSLSQGQRQLLAIARAAIAETPILILDEATSSIDTRTEKLIQKGMDRLMEGKTSFIIAHRLSTVRSAKAIMVLEHGEIIERGDHDQLIEQKGRYYELSAGLFELT, from the coding sequence ATGAGTAAGCCAGCAAGAGAAGCTCGTGGACCAATGCGAGATGGCCCAAAAGCTATGGCTAAACCTTCGAATCTCGGTGACACAGTTAAGCGAATTGCTCGATATATGAAGGATGAAAAATGGCTACTTGTCATTGTATTCTTTGCAATTATTATCAGCTCATTAGCAAACATAATCGGGATTTCTGCATTACAAATTGTGATTGATGATTTCCTTCACCCAATGCTAGAAAGTGGTGCTGACAAATTAACAGGTGACTTTCTCTTAGTTATCGGTGGAGTTGGTATAGTCTATATTGTTGGGGTTATATCAACGTATGCATTCAACCGAATTATGGTTGGTGTATCAACTCGAACATTGTATAAGATCCGTGTTGACTTGTTTAGAAAAATGGAAAAATTACCAATCAAGTTTTATGATACAACGACTCATGGGAATTTAATGAGCTTATATACAAATGACATTGATACATTAAGACAAGTGCTTTCAAATACTATCACTGGTTTCCTAAATTCACTGATCACAGTCGTCGGTGTGTTTACAATGATGATTATTTTCAGTTGGCAATTAACAATTATCGTTGTCGTGATGATTTATTTAATGATGTTATTTGTCAAATTTATTGGTGGGAAAAGCGCAAGCTTCTTTATGCAACAACAAAAAGAACTTGGCCGTGTTAATGGCTACATTGAAGAAATGATTGAAGGTCAGAAGGTCATTAAAGTTTTCTCACGCCAGGAAAAAGTAATTGAGGAATTTGATGCGTTAAACGAAGAATTACGAAAAAATGCGACAAAAGCAAACGTATTTGCCAATATTTTAATGCCGATTATGATTAACTTATCCTATGTGCTATATGCCTTTACTGCGATGGCAGGAGGGGTCTTAGCAATCAAAGGATTCTTGACGATCGGAACAGTTATTGTGTTTTTACAGTACACAAGAACTTTATCACATCCGATTAACCAAATTTCTCAACAAATGAACTCCGTCCTAACAGCATTAGCGGGTGCTGAACGAGTTTTTGGTGTCATTGATCAAAAACCAGAAGTAGACGATGGTCATATTACAATGGTTCCTGTTGAAATTAATGAGCAAAATGAGATGAAAGAAGTAAACTACCGTACAGGCGAATTTGCTTGGAAAGAGTTGAAGGAAGATGGTACAGTTCATTATACGCACGTAAGAGGAAATGTCGTATTTAATGGCGTTACATTTGGATATGAAGAAAATAAGACAGTCTTAAAAAATATCTCGTTATATGCAAAGCCAGGACAAAAAATTGCATTTGTTGGATCTACTGGTGCCGGTAAAACGACGATCACAAACTTAATTAACCGATTTTATGATGTCCCATCAGGAAATATTAGTATTGATGGGATTGAGATAAATAAAATTAAGAAGGCTGATCTAAGAAGATCGTTATCAATGGTATTACAGGATACACACTTATTTACTGGAACAGTAATGGAGAATATTCGCTATGGTCGACTAGATGCAACAGATGAAGAAGTGATTGCTGCAGCGAAGTTAGCAAATGCTGATACCTTTATTCGACATTTAGAAAATGGCTATCAGACAGTACTTAAAGCAGACGGATCTAGTCTATCACAAGGTCAAAGACAGCTTTTAGCAATAGCTAGAGCTGCCATTGCTGAGACGCCGATCTTAATTTTAGATGAGGCAACATCATCAATTGATACACGTACGGAAAAACTCATCCAAAAAGGTATGGATCGTTTGATGGAAGGAAAAACGTCATTTATTATCGCGCACCGTTTATCAACAGTCCGTTCAGCTAAAGCGATAATGGTACTCGAGCACGGTGAAATTATAGAACGAGGTGACCATGACCAATTAATCGAACAGAAAGGTCGTTACTACGAACTATCAGCAGGATTATTTGAATTAACATAA
- a CDS encoding IS110 family RNA-guided transposase, translated as MRCVIAFDVSRKSSTMAAYNEQGNCEFEGRLIHSKTGFSNLSKIIKDLSEKNNYTLEFVFEATGVYSAALERFLRENNLVYYSLNPLLAHLNTQSLRRNKTDISDAHQLAKNHFKNDYFQTYREDSYYEQMRTMSRRYDEIMKEKIQYKNRLHASLQLSFPDFDTAFINKSKLYYNLVQVFPHPNLILKRSKTVIKNRIKKCTKKNYSLKKLEERAILLIEIAKDSFPAVDETDYSCELVRDYAKKILEMEEEQDEIIQRMTEMSKDRKEYRILRSFPGIKDKLACRIIAELGDLTRFKNNKQLNAYAGIDIVRYQSGNMEYKDRINKRGNSRLRGILYFMIVSMLSAKGKQINHLVDYYYKLKKQPYNKHHKVAVVACMNKFLKVAFHLIQNDLLYDYEKASSQQ; from the coding sequence ATGAGATGCGTTATTGCTTTCGACGTTAGTCGAAAGAGTAGTACCATGGCCGCTTACAACGAGCAAGGTAACTGTGAATTTGAAGGGAGGTTAATTCATTCAAAAACGGGATTCTCTAATTTAAGTAAAATCATTAAAGATCTAAGTGAAAAGAATAATTATACCTTAGAATTTGTTTTTGAAGCGACTGGAGTATATTCGGCTGCTTTAGAACGATTCTTACGAGAGAATAATCTCGTTTATTATTCTTTAAATCCTTTATTAGCACACCTTAACACCCAATCTCTAAGAAGAAACAAAACAGATATAAGTGATGCGCATCAACTGGCTAAGAATCATTTTAAAAACGATTATTTCCAAACTTATCGCGAAGATTCTTATTACGAACAGATGCGTACAATGTCACGTCGCTATGATGAGATTATGAAAGAGAAGATTCAGTACAAAAATCGACTACATGCATCATTACAATTATCTTTCCCAGACTTTGATACGGCTTTTATTAACAAATCAAAACTTTATTATAATCTTGTACAAGTATTCCCTCACCCAAACTTGATATTAAAACGATCTAAAACAGTTATTAAAAATCGTATTAAAAAATGCACTAAGAAAAACTATTCATTAAAAAAGTTAGAGGAAAGAGCAATTTTATTGATTGAAATCGCAAAGGATTCATTTCCAGCAGTTGATGAAACAGACTATTCTTGTGAGTTAGTAAGGGATTATGCCAAGAAAATATTAGAGATGGAGGAAGAGCAAGATGAAATCATTCAAAGAATGACAGAAATGTCAAAAGACCGTAAAGAATACAGGATCCTTCGGTCATTTCCCGGAATAAAAGATAAATTAGCCTGTAGAATCATAGCTGAACTAGGGGATTTAACACGTTTTAAAAATAATAAACAACTAAATGCATACGCCGGTATAGATATCGTAAGATATCAGTCTGGAAATATGGAGTATAAAGATCGTATAAATAAACGAGGTAATAGTAGACTGCGTGGTATTTTGTATTTTATGATTGTCTCAATGCTTTCTGCTAAAGGAAAACAAATAAATCATTTAGTTGATTATTATTATAAATTAAAAAAACAACCCTATAATAAGCATCATAAGGTTGCAGTAGTCGCTTGTATGAATAAATTCTTGAAAGTCGCATTTCATCTTATTCAAAACGACCTATTGTATGATTATGAGAAAGCTTCAAGCCAACAATAA